In Mycoplasmopsis phocirhinis, the DNA window TTTCGAATAATTGAAATGATCAAGATGATTAAATTTAAAAGAATTAAAAATACCAAAAACAAATATTATTTGGTCTAAATTTATTGAAGTAATCAATAACATTATAGAAATTAATTCCGAAACATTGCAAAATGATGTTGATAAAAAAATTGGTAAATATTTTGCGTGACATAAGGTTATTAATTCAACTGAATTGTTTGCCCAAAAGGTTTTAGAATATTTATGAAATGATGTTTTTAAATATGACCGGGGATTATTATTTAATTCAAAAGTTAATTCGATAGACAAATTATTTGAATTATTCGCTTCAACACAATTTCAAAATATTTTTAATGACAATGTTTTAAGTGAGTTAGAAAAATAAAATGGCACAAATGTCTATAAAATATTCAGTAATTTTAAACAAAAAAGATAGCTTTGTTGGCATTGAATATTCAGATAATTCTATTAAAATTATTCTTCCTTGAACTCTAACTGGTGATATTGAGCATATTCAACTAGACAATAAATTAAGTCCTCAAATAATAAATAAAACTAAATTGATGCTCGATTTATTGATAAACATTAATTCAAAATCTATTAAAATGTCTGGCACTAATATAGGTGTTAATTTAAACTCTTTAGATGCAATATCTGCATCTTTTTGAATTTTAAAACAAAATATTCAATCTATTTATTCATTATTACAACAAGATTACACTAAATCAAATGTGAATCAATCCGGCAAAATAAATTGGAAAAGACAATAAAAGCATTTATTCCTTTTTATTCAACAGAACAATTTTTTTATTTAAAAACTATACGCGATGTTACTTGAAGTGTTAAACACAAAGAATTAATTAGAATATTTAATTATTGTTATAATCGTGCTAATAGTGCAATTGGTTTTTTATTTTTTCCAACGCACAAAATAAAAAACGCACCAGAACAAATTTCACAAACACAAAGAAAAAAATAGATTAATCTCTTACGATGAGAACATAAGATACATTTAAATCAGAATTAAAAATTTTAATTCGTCATTTGTTAGTTTTATTAAAAGATGAAGGTTTTAATTTAAAAAACAACAAAATAAAAATAGGCACAGATCGTTTTGCACCACTTTGAGAAAAAATGATTAAATCAATTTTTGGTAATGTTGATGTAGGAGATTTTGATTTTTAGTAATTAATAAATCAAGACAAAAAATTAGACAACAATTGCGTCCTGATGTTATATATAAAAATAATTTTGACTATTTAGTTATAGATGCAAAATATTATCAAACCAATAGTCCGGGTACTAGTGATTATTTTAAACAATTTAATTATGCCGATGTGATCAATAACTATATAACTCAAAATGTGAATAATCAAGTATATAATATTTATATTTTACCTGCTTTTTTACCTGAAAATAAATTCGAATTAATTGATACTCATGTGCGAAATGATAAAGATTTTTATTTAGAAAAACCCTACACGTATGTTAATTTATACCGTTTTGATTTAACAACATTGTTAGTACTATATTTAAAACGAGGACAAGATTTTGTCACGACAGAATTTTCATCTTACATAGTTCAAAATAAAAATAAAAAATTATTAAACTAAAATCTAACAAAATTTATTTAAGCATTGAAATTTTGTTAGATTTTTTTGTTTAACTTGATAATAAAAAAAGTTTTAAAAATGTTTTGATTTAATTTTAAATATAGTACTATTTATATAGTAGTTATAGCGCAAGGGACCACCTGATACCATTCCGAACTCAGTAGTTAAGCCTTGTAGTGCCGACGATACCAGAGATGGGAAAATAGGGAGCTGCTTTTTTTATTTTCAATTTTTAATATTTTAATTTAATGTTTAAAATAGTTTTGATTTTTTGCTTTTTTAATTTAAAATAATAGTGCATAGAAAATGTAAAAAATGCAAAAAAGGAGAAAAAAATGGCCAAAAGAGTAATTATTGCACAACAAGACCCAGAATCAGCAAAAATTTTATCACAACTATCTGACCACTTATCAACAAGTTTAGACCCTATTTTATTGGAATTAATTAAAGTGAGAGCATCGCAAATTAATAAATGTGCTTATTGTTTAGAAATTCACACTAAAGTAGCTTTAGAAGTTGGAGAAACACAACGTAGAATTTTTGCACTACCAGCGTGAACTGAATCACCATTATTCAGCGAAAAAGAAAAAGCAGTTCTTAAAATGACTGAAGAAATAACTTTAATTTCAGATAAAGCACTAACTGATGAAACATTTGAAGAATTATCAAAATTTTTCAGCGAAAAAGAAATTTCAGATTTAATTATGAACGCGATTGCAATTAACGCCTGAAATAGATTAGCGCTAGCAAGTAAAGTTTCACACAAAAATTAAGTTTCAAAAACAGCAACGCTGTTTTTTATTTTTTTAGCATTAAATTTTGCTTATAACTTATAATTGATAAACATGCAAATAAAAAACAAACTTACTTACTTTATTGATTTAGACGGAACTCTTTTCGATCAAAAAGGTTTTAGTAGAATTTCACACAAAAATTTAAGCGCAATTTTAATTATCAAAAACTTCGCTAACGTTGTTTTTTCAACTGGGCGAAGTTATTCGGATTTAAGAGTTCAACAAGCAATGAAACAATTAAGTATTAGTGATATTATAAGTTCATCAGGCGCTGAAGTTTATGTTAATCATAAACTGGTTTTAGCTAACGCAATGCCTAATCAGATTGTACAAAAAATTGTGGATTATGCAATATCTAAAAAAATAGTGTTTGTGATTTATGATGATCAACAAGAACATTTATATGTAAAAAATAAATTTGATAAATTTTTGGCTAATTTAACAGTTAAACGCTGAATTAAATCAATAAATATATTTAATAATTTTGATATTAACAAACATTCTCAAATATTTAAAATTGCTTTTGTTTTTCCTACTAACTTATTTTCTAAAAAAATAATTAAAGAAATACAACAAAATTTTCCAAACCTGATTAATTCATATACAGCTAGTCGTAATTATGTCATTGAAATAACCGACATTAGCACAAACAAAGCAACCGCAACAGTTGAATATTGTCGTATTAACAATATTGATTTGATTAATACAGTTCATATAGGTGATTCAATGTCAGATGCGTGTTTAAAAGGCTATGTTGGCAAACTAGTAGCAATGGGTAATTCAACCGCGCAACTTAAAACAATTGCCGATGAAGTAGCCCCTAATCATAAACACGGTGGCTTATATAAATATTTTGTGCAAAATAAAGTTAAAAAACAATAAAGTTGTTGACTTTATTGTTTTTTAGGCAAATTGAGATTTATATAAAGCAGCATATTTGCCGTCTTGAGCAA includes these proteins:
- a CDS encoding carboxymuconolactone decarboxylase family protein, yielding MAKRVIIAQQDPESAKILSQLSDHLSTSLDPILLELIKVRASQINKCAYCLEIHTKVALEVGETQRRIFALPAWTESPLFSEKEKAVLKMTEEITLISDKALTDETFEELSKFFSEKEISDLIMNAIAINAWNRLALASKVSHKN
- a CDS encoding HAD hydrolase family protein, yielding MQIKNKLTYFIDLDGTLFDQKGFSRISHKNLSAILIIKNFANVVFSTGRSYSDLRVQQAMKQLSISDIISSSGAEVYVNHKLVLANAMPNQIVQKIVDYAISKKIVFVIYDDQQEHLYVKNKFDKFLANLTVKRWIKSINIFNNFDINKHSQIFKIAFVFPTNLFSKKIIKEIQQNFPNLINSYTASRNYVIEITDISTNKATATVEYCRINNIDLINTVHIGDSMSDACLKGYVGKLVAMGNSTAQLKTIADEVAPNHKHGGLYKYFVQNKVKKQ